The following proteins are co-located in the Pontiella desulfatans genome:
- a CDS encoding AraC family transcriptional regulator, with protein sequence MIKRKHIMLLLEWYDYRIHRGVAQVAREAGWQLNCPKDPVTNDGYLKDWKGDGCIALLQCRETLQYFRTHKIPLVDLGLGEHNLPIPRVVTDNREIGRLAAEHFRDHGYREVFALGPGNIRMYQERLDALREFMEEDGGSVTVLQSSENMQPGVIREMEQIAKKRGNRLEELSLGFFAYQDNMAAELISLCLRNELRVPENMAVLGVDNDDLVNAGLTVGLSSIETDQEGLGRLAANTLRGLLEQPARKAEATVIRHAPAEVVVRRSTDCYAVRNPLVSDALHWIQNNFHTGIQATDVAEAMGVTQQGLQKAFAANYSRSPGQEIRYQRIQSVAHLLSCTTATLEDIAENCGYYSVDTLINSFKTEYGTTPGKYRKMKQQERDR encoded by the coding sequence ATGATCAAACGCAAACACATCATGCTGCTGTTGGAATGGTACGACTACCGCATCCACCGCGGCGTGGCGCAGGTTGCGCGCGAAGCCGGCTGGCAGCTCAATTGCCCGAAGGATCCGGTCACCAACGACGGGTACCTGAAGGACTGGAAGGGCGATGGGTGCATCGCCTTGCTCCAGTGCAGGGAGACATTGCAATATTTCCGTACCCACAAAATTCCATTGGTCGATCTTGGCCTCGGCGAACACAACCTTCCCATTCCGCGCGTCGTGACCGACAACCGCGAAATCGGCCGCCTTGCCGCCGAACATTTCCGCGACCACGGCTATCGCGAAGTCTTCGCCCTCGGCCCGGGAAATATCCGGATGTATCAGGAGCGCCTGGATGCATTGCGCGAATTCATGGAGGAAGATGGCGGCTCCGTCACGGTTCTCCAATCATCGGAAAACATGCAGCCGGGCGTTATCCGGGAAATGGAACAGATTGCAAAAAAACGCGGCAACCGTCTGGAGGAGCTGTCTTTAGGATTCTTTGCCTACCAGGATAATATGGCGGCGGAGCTGATATCCCTTTGCCTGCGGAACGAGCTGCGCGTTCCGGAAAACATGGCCGTACTGGGTGTGGATAACGACGATCTGGTCAACGCCGGGCTCACGGTTGGCCTGAGCAGCATCGAGACCGATCAGGAAGGTTTGGGCCGGTTGGCCGCCAACACCCTTCGCGGCCTTCTGGAGCAGCCAGCGCGCAAGGCGGAGGCAACGGTGATCCGCCACGCCCCGGCCGAGGTTGTTGTGCGCAGGAGCACCGACTGCTATGCCGTGCGCAACCCGCTGGTTTCCGATGCGCTGCACTGGATCCAGAACAACTTCCACACCGGCATTCAGGCCACCGACGTGGCCGAGGCCATGGGCGTGACCCAACAGGGACTTCAGAAGGCCTTTGCCGCAAACTATTCCCGCTCTCCCGGGCAGGAAATCCGCTACCAGCGCATCCAGTCCGTCGCCCATCTTTTGAGCTGCACCACAGCCACACTCGAGGACATCGCCGAAAACTGCGGCTACTATTCCGTCGACACCCTGATCAACAGCTTCAAGACGGAATATGGAACAACGCCGGGAAAATACCGGAAAATGAAACAACAAGAACGGGATCGTTAA
- a CDS encoding SGNH/GDSL hydrolase family protein, with protein MNGNRRGLIKGMMIIAVGVAMGMGAAEFKTPVTSIDLQDGDTLVFLGDSITHQCLYTQYVEDYFYTRYPDRRILFHNAGVSGDRAADALDRFAEDVAPFEPKYITVLLGMNDGSYQHFDLGIFNTYETGMTELADRMDALGAVEVFMGPTMYDSRVASVTPPHWLKDQEKIAQARHYYNAVLAFYGTWLRDTAVERGAGYVDLLGPLNFHTTQQRLEDPAFTLIPDAVHPGPAGHAVMAFELLEQMNADRSVSGINASTKPDGSWRVASPNGEVSDISGDGASLRFTFKAQALPWVLPPEATLGYEITKSGHKMSNEHLSVRGLKPGKYSLKIDGIEVGHYSHAQLGSKVELQSNEKTPQYQQALAVALLNKERNDKAVHPLRDQWGARKGKRREKLQEKDPEAYAQFYSAYEAEVAHLLNVKADYEERIHELAQPRARVYEISPVK; from the coding sequence ATGAATGGAAACAGACGCGGATTAATAAAAGGGATGATGATCATAGCCGTGGGTGTGGCTATGGGAATGGGCGCAGCGGAGTTTAAAACACCTGTTACATCGATCGACCTGCAGGATGGCGACACGCTTGTTTTTCTGGGCGACAGCATTACGCACCAGTGCCTCTACACGCAGTATGTGGAGGATTATTTTTATACCCGCTATCCGGATCGCCGGATCCTTTTCCACAATGCGGGCGTCAGCGGCGACCGTGCGGCCGACGCGCTCGACCGTTTCGCCGAGGATGTTGCTCCGTTCGAACCGAAATATATTACGGTGCTGCTGGGCATGAACGACGGCAGTTATCAGCACTTTGATCTCGGGATTTTCAACACCTATGAAACGGGCATGACCGAGCTCGCCGACCGCATGGACGCGCTCGGCGCGGTCGAAGTCTTTATGGGGCCGACGATGTATGATTCGCGCGTGGCCTCGGTCACGCCGCCGCACTGGCTGAAAGACCAGGAAAAGATTGCTCAGGCCAGGCACTATTACAACGCGGTGCTCGCATTTTATGGAACCTGGTTGCGCGACACCGCGGTGGAGCGCGGGGCGGGGTATGTGGATCTGCTCGGGCCGCTGAATTTCCACACCACCCAGCAGCGCCTTGAAGATCCGGCGTTTACCCTGATTCCGGATGCGGTTCATCCGGGGCCGGCCGGCCATGCGGTGATGGCGTTCGAGCTGCTCGAACAGATGAATGCCGACCGCTCGGTCAGCGGGATCAACGCATCCACGAAGCCGGATGGAAGCTGGCGGGTCGCCTCGCCGAATGGTGAGGTGTCGGACATATCCGGCGACGGCGCATCGCTTCGGTTCACTTTCAAGGCGCAGGCATTGCCGTGGGTGCTGCCGCCGGAAGCCACGCTCGGCTATGAAATTACAAAGTCCGGACATAAGATGAGCAATGAACATCTTTCCGTACGCGGGCTGAAACCCGGCAAATACAGTCTGAAAATCGACGGCATCGAAGTGGGGCACTACTCGCATGCCCAGCTCGGTTCCAAGGTGGAGCTGCAGAGCAACGAAAAGACGCCGCAATACCAGCAGGCGCTTGCGGTCGCGTTGCTCAACAAGGAGCGCAACGACAAGGCGGTTCATCCCCTGCGGGATCAATGGGGCGCCCGCAAAGGCAAGCGCCGCGAAAAACTGCAGGAAAAAGATCCCGAAGCCTATGCGCAGTTTTATTCGGCCTACGAGGCCGAGGTTGCCCACTTGCTGAACGTGAAGGCCGATTATGAAGAGCGCATTCACGAGCTCGCGCAACCAAGGGCGCGTGTCTATGAAATCAGTCCGGTAAAATAA
- a CDS encoding sulfatase-like hydrolase/transferase gives MSIRRTKHIVSAFLVLLVAGAQSALVVDFDAAVLVTNNSSNVSSDTALNIGAPLITADGVNYIGPDVYGALHRQNAGVWTVGNNGASGLRVRFNTGDFGHAVAGLFLFKTDAVQFNIANDTMNAADIFTSQIQRLDSATIRFVVEDGGQFYISSSSANFSTGGSGNQGDAFSIEALSASWFNYDPSTATGVSAIGSAATPAFADIGFVGFTLFADSIDAGDASVNFGVREFYVSAIPASAGSAAGVVNAGLKHQKIEGFGASAAFYINKLIENDHSNELANLLFEDLNLDIFRIRNLYLADESNVQNNIDGTITTLQMGEASLGRPLKVLMSAWTPPDDLKSNTNKIGGTLASDGGGYRYDDFAQWWADSLDYYATLGISPDYISIQNEANWEATHASCKFDPIETGSFAGYNIAFEKVWQKLAIEMGTAAMPKMLGPELVAFNKLDEYIDNLLYPLHAYGYAHHLYSSNVGSNPSVLNAEMQSTNDDYDYRPLFQTEYYSGASPTDWLRKYNLAKLMFNSLTIEEVSAYLYWCLYWPFDDGQALITLPDDSSYDINPEYYAFKHYSAFINTDWRRLDTTSSKPGVDLAAFISPAGDEVSVVILNSNGSLVDLDLSFSGVTITGGDIYRSTSSLNCTNIGSFNPAATNLVIPAESITTLALTASPNTAPSNPNILMVYVDDLRPQTRSYGAAQMITPNMDQIAADGYQFNRAYVQQAVCSPSRTSLMTGMRPDSTQVFDLTTDFRDTIPWVETLPQYLQDYGYYSVGIGKVYHGSLNDDLSWSESWSAGSGTYGSVGAGNPPTESPNVADNVLRDGAVTDEAVIKLADLKTKQPFFYGVGYVRPHLPFVAPQTYWDLYTTNDLVYPHTDDPAVDASSLAYTTWGELRGYDGIPASGPVSSAQEQELIHGYYACVSYMDAQLGRLMAALENEGLSENTIVVVWGDHGWHLGDHGQWTKHTNFELATRIPMIIKVPWMPGAAQIDALTEAVDLYPTLLDLCGVPHPVQLEGDSLMPLLESPDSAGEADAISQYPRSGNMGYSMRTDRYRYTEWRLENSNIIVDRELYDQFLDPREDTNVVDHIVYAADVATLAAQLQARLDELNPSSGANGENLVLNGDFDDDLNDWVQTINGASASFATNGPVADPELYVSITDGTADKYRLAIEQIVPAQQGKLYTIRFSARAAADRTITILWRNKDNVGTAYLTLNIPIDTVSRTYEFSAIQLANITGTDPDGEIRIQFGGDDADVWIDAIEIYAETSFAAALVEAGLSGTDALASSDADGDMAINLFEYASNLDMATNDYHRLVSGSGTSGLPTYQIAPSNSFQTLELEYLRRRGAYDLQYIPEFTGNLVGGEWAESVASETVVLIDSDWERVTVRDVETTETSTNRFGRVRILFRP, from the coding sequence ATGAGCATTAGAAGAACAAAACATATCGTTTCAGCATTTCTCGTTCTGCTGGTTGCCGGCGCTCAATCCGCGCTTGTAGTGGATTTTGATGCCGCGGTGCTGGTAACGAACAACAGCTCGAATGTCAGCTCGGATACGGCCCTGAATATCGGTGCGCCCCTCATCACAGCCGATGGCGTGAACTATATCGGGCCGGATGTTTATGGCGCATTGCACCGGCAGAATGCAGGCGTCTGGACGGTTGGCAACAATGGGGCTTCCGGCCTGCGGGTGCGTTTCAATACCGGTGATTTCGGGCATGCCGTTGCCGGCCTGTTTCTTTTTAAAACAGACGCCGTTCAGTTTAATATCGCAAATGACACAATGAATGCGGCGGATATTTTCACCAGTCAGATCCAGCGACTGGATTCGGCGACCATCCGCTTTGTCGTCGAGGATGGCGGCCAGTTTTATATTTCCTCTTCTTCCGCAAATTTTTCAACAGGAGGCTCAGGCAACCAAGGCGATGCCTTCAGCATTGAAGCGCTGAGCGCAAGCTGGTTTAACTATGATCCCTCAACAGCCACAGGCGTTTCCGCAATCGGCTCCGCTGCAACACCCGCCTTTGCAGACATTGGTTTTGTTGGATTCACCCTGTTTGCAGACTCGATCGATGCAGGCGATGCAAGCGTCAACTTCGGGGTTCGGGAATTTTACGTATCAGCCATTCCGGCTTCGGCAGGTTCGGCAGCCGGGGTAGTGAATGCCGGGCTGAAGCATCAGAAGATCGAAGGGTTCGGGGCATCCGCCGCATTCTATATCAATAAGCTGATCGAAAATGATCACTCCAACGAGTTGGCCAATCTGTTGTTCGAGGATCTGAACCTGGATATTTTCCGGATTCGCAATCTCTATTTGGCTGATGAATCCAATGTTCAGAACAATATCGATGGTACGATCACGACCCTTCAAATGGGCGAAGCTTCTCTTGGGAGGCCGCTAAAAGTTCTGATGTCGGCCTGGACGCCGCCGGATGACCTGAAAAGCAATACGAACAAAATCGGCGGAACGCTGGCTTCCGATGGCGGCGGTTATCGTTACGACGATTTTGCCCAGTGGTGGGCCGACAGCCTCGACTACTATGCAACACTTGGCATTTCCCCGGATTATATCAGCATTCAGAATGAGGCGAACTGGGAGGCAACGCATGCTTCCTGCAAGTTTGACCCAATAGAAACCGGAAGCTTCGCCGGCTACAACATCGCCTTCGAAAAAGTGTGGCAGAAGCTGGCGATCGAAATGGGGACGGCCGCGATGCCGAAAATGCTTGGTCCGGAATTGGTCGCATTCAACAAGCTGGATGAATACATCGATAACCTGCTCTATCCGTTGCACGCCTATGGGTATGCGCACCATTTGTATAGCAGCAATGTCGGCTCCAACCCATCTGTCCTGAATGCCGAGATGCAATCGACGAACGACGACTACGATTACAGGCCGCTGTTCCAAACGGAATATTACAGCGGCGCCTCCCCGACGGATTGGCTGCGGAAATACAATCTCGCGAAGCTTATGTTTAACTCGCTTACGATTGAAGAAGTCTCTGCGTATCTCTATTGGTGTTTGTATTGGCCTTTCGACGACGGACAGGCGCTGATTACCCTGCCGGATGATTCCTCCTACGACATCAATCCGGAATATTATGCCTTCAAGCATTATTCAGCGTTCATCAATACCGATTGGCGGAGGCTGGATACCACATCATCGAAACCGGGCGTTGATCTGGCCGCCTTCATCAGTCCCGCTGGCGACGAAGTTAGCGTCGTGATCCTCAATTCCAACGGAAGCCTTGTGGATCTGGATTTATCGTTTTCGGGTGTCACGATTACGGGAGGAGATATCTATCGCTCCACCTCCAGTTTAAACTGCACGAACATCGGCAGCTTTAATCCTGCTGCCACGAATCTAGTCATCCCGGCGGAATCGATCACCACGCTAGCGCTTACAGCCTCCCCGAACACGGCCCCATCTAATCCAAATATTCTGATGGTTTATGTCGACGATCTCCGGCCGCAAACCAGAAGCTATGGTGCGGCGCAGATGATCACGCCGAACATGGATCAGATTGCGGCGGATGGCTATCAGTTCAACCGCGCTTATGTGCAGCAGGCAGTCTGTTCTCCCTCGCGCACCAGTTTAATGACCGGCATGCGCCCCGACTCGACACAGGTATTTGATCTGACGACCGACTTCCGCGACACGATTCCGTGGGTAGAAACCCTGCCGCAATACCTGCAGGATTATGGCTACTATTCTGTCGGTATCGGTAAGGTTTATCATGGAAGCCTGAATGATGATTTGTCGTGGAGCGAATCATGGAGCGCCGGTTCCGGAACCTATGGTTCGGTTGGCGCGGGTAATCCGCCCACAGAAAGTCCGAATGTGGCGGATAATGTGCTGCGCGATGGCGCTGTAACGGATGAGGCCGTTATCAAACTGGCCGACCTTAAAACGAAGCAGCCTTTCTTTTATGGGGTGGGCTATGTTCGTCCGCACCTTCCGTTTGTAGCACCTCAAACCTATTGGGATCTATACACGACCAACGATCTGGTTTATCCCCATACGGATGATCCGGCTGTCGATGCTTCAAGCTTGGCCTACACGACCTGGGGTGAATTGCGCGGGTACGACGGAATTCCTGCCAGTGGTCCGGTTTCATCAGCACAGGAACAGGAACTGATTCACGGGTACTATGCTTGCGTGTCCTATATGGATGCGCAGCTCGGTCGTTTAATGGCCGCGCTCGAAAATGAAGGCCTTTCCGAAAATACGATTGTTGTAGTCTGGGGCGATCACGGCTGGCATCTGGGCGACCATGGCCAGTGGACCAAGCACACCAATTTTGAATTGGCCACCCGGATTCCTATGATCATAAAAGTTCCATGGATGCCCGGCGCTGCGCAAATCGATGCACTGACCGAAGCCGTTGATCTCTATCCGACGCTACTCGATCTCTGCGGCGTTCCGCACCCCGTCCAGCTCGAAGGCGACAGCCTGATGCCGTTACTTGAAAGTCCGGATTCAGCGGGAGAAGCCGATGCCATCAGTCAATATCCGCGCAGCGGTAACATGGGCTATTCCATGCGCACCGACCGGTATCGCTATACGGAATGGCGTCTCGAAAATTCCAATATTATCGTCGATCGCGAACTGTACGACCAGTTCCTCGATCCGCGCGAAGACACCAACGTGGTGGATCACATTGTATACGCTGCCGATGTTGCAACCCTCGCCGCGCAGCTGCAGGCACGGCTGGACGAACTGAATCCCTCGTCAGGTGCCAATGGCGAGAATCTGGTCTTGAATGGCGATTTCGACGATGATTTGAACGACTGGGTTCAAACGATCAACGGAGCCTCGGCTTCATTCGCCACCAACGGCCCCGTAGCCGATCCGGAATTGTACGTGAGCATTACCGATGGTACGGCAGATAAATACCGGTTGGCTATCGAGCAGATTGTGCCGGCTCAGCAGGGCAAGCTTTATACCATCCGTTTCAGCGCCCGAGCCGCCGCCGACCGGACCATCACCATTCTGTGGCGAAACAAGGACAATGTCGGGACGGCTTATCTGACGTTGAATATTCCGATTGATACGGTCAGCCGCACATATGAGTTCTCGGCCATCCAGCTCGCGAATATCACCGGCACCGATCCCGATGGCGAAATCCGCATTCAGTTCGGCGGCGATGATGCCGATGTCTGGATCGATGCCATAGAAATCTATGCCGAAACTTCTTTTGCAGCAGCACTGGTAGAAGCCGGACTGAGCGGCACCGATGCTCTGGCAAGTTCAGATGCCGATGGAGACATGGCCATTAATCTGTTTGAGTATGCTTCCAATCTGGATATGGCAACCAACGATTATCATCGGCTGGTTTCCGGCAGTGGAACGTCCGGCCTGCCGACGTATCAGATTGCTCCCTCCAACAGTTTCCAGACGCTGGAGCTTGAATATCTCCGTCGGCGCGGCGCTTATGACCTCCAATACATCCCTGAGTTTACCGGGAATCTGGTTGGAGGGGAATGGGCTGAATCTGTCGCTTCCGAAACAGTCGTGCTGATCGACTCTGACTGGGAACGCGTAACCGTTAGAGATGTTGAAACCACCGAAACCTCCACCAACCGCTTTGGCCGCGTCCGGATCCTCTTCAGACCGTGA